A stretch of the Capsicum annuum cultivar UCD-10X-F1 chromosome 8, UCD10Xv1.1, whole genome shotgun sequence genome encodes the following:
- the LOC107840227 gene encoding reticulon-like protein B11, translating to MGDNRHSFVHHALGGGSVADVLLWRRWCASVTLLVSSTALWILFERAGYNVLSFIANVMLLLVVILFFWAKSASLLNRPLPPIPDLEVHEESVVKAADTMRVWINHVLMIAHDIAIGGNLKLFVKVSIVLWLISYVGSFFNLLTFIYMGILFSLSVPLLYDKYQDQIDDKLILAQKVIQTQYRKIDDNVLRKISRSSNKEKKTQ from the exons ATGGGAGATAACCGTCATTCTTTTGTCCATCATGCTCTTGGTGGTGGCTCAG TGGCCGATGTGTTGTTGTGGAGGAGATGGTGTGCTAGTGTTACTCTGCTTGTCAGTTCCACTGCGCTTTGGATTCTGTTTGAGAGAGCTGGATATAATGTCCTTTCCTTTATTGCCAATGTTATGTTGCTTCTAGTTGTGATCCTCTTCTTCTGGGCTAAATCTGCCTCACTTCTTAACAG GCCTTTACCGCCTATCCCTGATTTGGAGGTTCACGAGGAATCTGTGGTAAAGGCTGCTGACACGATGCGTGTTTGGATCAATCATGTCCTGATGATAGCCCATGATATTGCTATTGGTGGGAATTTAAAACTTTTTGTTAAG GTTTCAATTGTCTTGTGGCTGATATCTTATGTTGGTAGTTTCTTCAACCTCCTCACTTTTATCTACATGG GAATTCTTTTTAGCTTGTCTGTGCCTCTGTTGTATGACAAGTACCAAGATCAAATTGATGACAAGCTTATTCTAGCACAAAAGGTCATTCAGACACAGTACAGGAAAATTGACGATAATGTACTGAGAAAGATTTCAAGGTcttcaaataaggaaaagaagaCTCAGTAA